A stretch of the Brevundimonas sp. MF30-B genome encodes the following:
- a CDS encoding NUDIX hydrolase — MSRTDAEPSPFDQDRPAPRWQTDDQPAPWTSRGGEVVFENAWLRVTRDDATAPTGSTADYVVARFRNLAVGVLPLHDDGTVTLVGQQRFPLKNFVWEMPEGGAPFDEDPFEGVKRELAEEAGLQADHWREAVRLELSNSVSDERAIAWVAWGLTPALGAADDTEDIRAARVPFADLIHEIERGAVRDAFTVATAYRALRMAQTGALPTELARNLLAGLSLEPS, encoded by the coding sequence ATGAGCCGAACCGACGCCGAGCCCTCGCCCTTCGATCAGGATCGTCCGGCGCCCCGCTGGCAGACAGACGATCAGCCTGCGCCGTGGACCAGCCGAGGCGGCGAGGTGGTGTTCGAAAACGCTTGGCTGCGCGTCACGCGCGACGACGCTACGGCGCCCACGGGATCGACGGCCGACTATGTGGTGGCGCGGTTCCGCAACCTGGCGGTCGGCGTCCTGCCCCTGCATGACGATGGAACCGTGACCCTGGTCGGCCAGCAGCGGTTTCCTCTAAAGAACTTCGTCTGGGAGATGCCCGAGGGCGGCGCGCCCTTCGACGAGGACCCCTTCGAAGGCGTGAAGCGTGAATTGGCCGAAGAGGCGGGCCTGCAGGCCGACCACTGGCGAGAGGCCGTGCGGCTGGAGTTGTCCAACTCGGTGTCGGACGAGCGCGCCATCGCCTGGGTCGCCTGGGGTCTGACGCCGGCGCTCGGGGCGGCTGACGACACTGAAGACATCCGCGCCGCGCGCGTTCCGTTCGCCGACCTGATCCATGAGATCGAGCGCGGCGCGGTGCGGGACGCCTTTACTGTGGCGACGGCCTATCGCGCGCTGCGCATGGCCCAAACGGGCGCGCTTCCGACGGAACTGGCGCGGAACCTGCTGGCCGGGCTATCATTGGAGCCGTCATGA
- a CDS encoding nitroreductase → MSELSSILPLPARSLEWETRLATRRSAPAQALTAPAPSEPELDRILTLAARTPDHGKLFPWRFVILSPRFRLEAAASLRPLAARQPAPDKAAKVLVKLTAPPVTVMVVSSPVASDKIPAWEQELSAGAVCMNLEHAASALGYAASWITDWYSYDPDAASLFGVKDGERIAGFIHLGSMAEPALERPRPDMASKIQRLD, encoded by the coding sequence ATGTCCGAACTGTCTTCCATCCTGCCGCTGCCTGCCCGATCTCTCGAATGGGAAACGCGGCTGGCGACCCGCCGTTCAGCCCCGGCCCAGGCCCTGACCGCGCCAGCTCCGTCGGAACCCGAGCTGGATCGAATCCTGACCCTGGCGGCGCGCACGCCGGATCACGGCAAGCTGTTTCCCTGGCGGTTCGTGATCCTGAGCCCGCGCTTCCGCCTCGAGGCCGCCGCGAGTCTCAGACCGCTGGCCGCCCGCCAGCCTGCACCGGACAAGGCGGCCAAGGTGCTCGTCAAGCTGACCGCTCCGCCCGTCACGGTCATGGTCGTGTCCTCCCCGGTCGCCAGCGACAAAATCCCTGCCTGGGAGCAGGAGCTGTCGGCTGGCGCCGTCTGCATGAACCTGGAGCACGCCGCCAGCGCGCTGGGCTACGCCGCCAGTTGGATCACCGACTGGTACAGCTATGACCCCGATGCTGCGTCGCTGTTCGGGGTCAAGGATGGCGAGCGAATCGCCGGCTTCATCCACCTGGGATCCATGGCCGAGCCCGCGCTCGAGCGGCCTCGGCCTGACATGGCGTCGAAAATCCAGCGCCTGGACTAG
- the cydB gene encoding cytochrome d ubiquinol oxidase subunit II has translation MDLDLPLIWAGLIAVAVLLYVLLDGFDLGIGILFPFASSPGERDVMMNTVAPVWDGNETWLVLGGGGLLAAFPLAYSVLMPAFYLPVLLMLAGLIVRGVAFEFRFRARDRGRRFWTQMFAGGSILTTWAQGLILGGFIQGVVVRDERFAGGQFDWFTPYTLLVSVGLLAGYALLGATWLMMKTKDNLHGDAKRWSLISGVATAVLLAAVSLATLVIHPRVAARWGVDLGGDVVIDWAVLTPLLVVPLLGLAGLAIVFLTARRGSHRWPFVGALLVFLSGYVGLAVGFAPYVVPYALSFRQAAAPDNALGLMLVGTVVILPMILAYTAWVYWVFRGKIDEDAGYHH, from the coding sequence ATGGACCTGGACCTTCCCCTGATCTGGGCGGGCCTGATCGCGGTCGCGGTTCTGCTCTACGTGCTGCTGGACGGGTTCGACCTGGGCATCGGAATCCTGTTCCCTTTCGCCAGCTCGCCCGGCGAGCGCGATGTGATGATGAACACGGTCGCCCCCGTCTGGGACGGCAACGAGACCTGGCTGGTGCTGGGCGGGGGCGGGCTGCTGGCGGCCTTTCCGCTGGCCTATTCAGTCCTGATGCCGGCCTTCTACCTGCCGGTGCTGCTGATGCTGGCCGGTCTGATCGTGCGCGGGGTGGCGTTCGAGTTCCGCTTTAGGGCGCGGGATCGCGGACGCCGCTTCTGGACGCAGATGTTCGCGGGCGGGTCGATCCTGACGACCTGGGCCCAGGGGCTGATCCTGGGCGGCTTCATCCAGGGCGTGGTCGTGCGCGACGAGCGGTTCGCGGGTGGGCAGTTCGACTGGTTCACGCCCTACACCCTGCTGGTGTCAGTGGGCCTGCTGGCCGGTTACGCCTTGCTTGGCGCGACCTGGCTGATGATGAAGACCAAGGACAATCTGCATGGAGACGCCAAGCGCTGGAGCCTGATCAGCGGTGTGGCCACGGCGGTGCTGCTGGCGGCCGTCAGCCTGGCGACCCTGGTCATCCACCCGCGTGTCGCGGCGCGCTGGGGTGTGGACCTGGGCGGTGATGTCGTCATCGACTGGGCCGTGCTGACACCTCTGCTGGTCGTCCCGCTGCTGGGTCTCGCTGGGCTCGCGATTGTTTTCCTGACCGCGCGCAGAGGATCGCACCGCTGGCCGTTCGTGGGGGCCTTGCTGGTTTTCCTGTCAGGCTATGTCGGCCTGGCGGTCGGGTTTGCGCCCTATGTGGTGCCCTATGCCCTGAGTTTCCGCCAGGCGGCGGCGCCCGACAACGCTCTTGGCCTGATGCTGGTGGGCACGGTGGTCATCCTGCCGATGATCCTGGCTTACACCGCCTGGGTCTACTGGGTGTTCCGCGGCAAGATCGATGAGGACGCCGGCTATCATCATTAG
- a CDS encoding cytochrome ubiquinol oxidase subunit I → MDFDALLLSRLQFAFTVSFHIIFPAFTIGLAAYLAVLEGLWLATKREAFKTLYLFWVKIFALSFGMGVVSGVVLSYQFGTNWSEFIRLTGGVIGPLLAYEVLTAFFLEASFLGVMLFGWKKVGPRLHFLATVLVAIGTTISAFWILSANSWMQTPQGYEIMADGRFQATDWMQVIFNPSFPSRLTHMLLAAFLTTALVVGAVSAFHVLRDRARKVRTEGWGESRIALVMAVGMIAVTAPLQLLAGHWSGEVAHKLQPSKTAAIEGYWISQANQPLHLFGIPDRDAQKNHFEISIPGIGNLVQNVPRDEVILGMDAWPREDQPPVAIPFFAFRIMVGLGLLMIGLGAWGVVLMVRKRLFQTGWFLRFCVLMGPSGFIAVLAGWMVTEVGRQPWVVYGVLRTRDAVSPVIASQVATSLLAYVIVYSIVFTAGALFILRLMIEGPVADSHEPQPRQDRAPGTPMGQAPDKDDTQDGGR, encoded by the coding sequence GTGGACTTCGACGCGCTGCTGCTATCGCGGCTTCAGTTCGCCTTCACCGTCTCGTTTCACATCATATTTCCGGCCTTCACGATCGGCCTGGCGGCCTATCTGGCGGTGCTGGAAGGCCTATGGCTGGCCACCAAGCGCGAGGCGTTCAAGACGCTGTATCTGTTCTGGGTGAAGATCTTCGCCCTGAGCTTCGGCATGGGCGTCGTGTCCGGCGTGGTGCTGAGCTACCAGTTCGGCACCAACTGGTCGGAGTTCATCCGCCTGACCGGCGGAGTGATCGGGCCGCTGCTGGCCTACGAGGTTTTGACGGCCTTCTTCCTGGAAGCGTCATTCCTGGGCGTCATGCTGTTCGGCTGGAAGAAGGTGGGACCGCGGCTTCATTTCCTGGCGACGGTGCTGGTCGCGATCGGCACCACCATCTCGGCCTTCTGGATCCTGTCGGCCAACAGCTGGATGCAGACGCCGCAAGGCTACGAGATCATGGCCGACGGCCGGTTCCAGGCGACCGACTGGATGCAGGTGATCTTCAATCCCAGCTTCCCGTCGCGGCTGACCCACATGCTGCTGGCGGCCTTTCTGACCACAGCTCTGGTCGTGGGCGCCGTGTCGGCCTTCCATGTTCTGCGCGATCGCGCCCGCAAGGTGCGCACCGAGGGATGGGGCGAAAGCCGCATCGCTCTGGTGATGGCGGTCGGCATGATCGCGGTGACCGCCCCGTTGCAACTTTTGGCCGGTCACTGGTCTGGAGAGGTGGCGCACAAGCTGCAGCCGTCCAAGACCGCCGCCATCGAGGGCTATTGGATCAGTCAGGCGAACCAGCCCTTGCATCTGTTCGGCATTCCTGACCGCGATGCTCAGAAGAACCACTTTGAGATCTCGATCCCCGGCATCGGCAATCTGGTCCAGAACGTACCCAGAGACGAGGTCATTTTGGGTATGGACGCCTGGCCGCGCGAGGATCAGCCGCCGGTCGCCATCCCCTTCTTCGCCTTCCGCATCATGGTGGGCCTGGGCCTGCTGATGATCGGCCTGGGCGCCTGGGGCGTGGTGCTCATGGTCAGGAAGCGGCTGTTCCAGACCGGATGGTTCCTGAGGTTCTGCGTGCTGATGGGGCCCAGCGGCTTCATCGCCGTTCTGGCCGGATGGATGGTGACCGAGGTCGGGCGTCAGCCTTGGGTGGTCTACGGCGTGCTTCGAACGCGGGACGCCGTCTCACCCGTGATCGCCAGCCAGGTGGCGACCAGCCTTCTGGCCTATGTGATCGTCTATTCCATCGTCTTCACGGCCGGCGCCTTGTTCATTCTGCGGCTGATGATCGAGGGGCCGGTGGCGGACTCACATGAGCCGCAACCCAGGCAGGATCGCGCGCCGGGCACCCCGATGGGCCAGGCGCCCGACAAGGACGACACTCAGGACGGAGGGCGCTGA
- a CDS encoding sensor histidine kinase, translating to MPVSRALDLPPPPPSTAARQRAPGRVGAAPAQGALGLGHPAVLLFTAVGVVMLVVLSLQFSRSVGVVAALWGASGLAIGVWLRSRRSMAFDVAFGALMAAGFLIGNLLAGNEFSLALMFTFANMLDVVVAVGLARRFAPSLTLGSVEDTGRFLLTAAVAAPLPAAAFAGLMLSFMHGSPFWPTFQTWWFGHALSVAVVGSCVLSLRRRALVRLRSPARLAETTLLFGLLFAACGAVFTTFDLPLGFTILPIILLIAVRARMVGVTTALVVVAIFAVGGSMAGHGPYARFDGPGRALMAQLLVLLGYMPIVLVAALLEERDRLSDRAKAGQVRAERSSAAKSRLLANVAHEIKSPVGGVIGIGDLWRTGQLGPTTPTQVEMAEMLVRTARQVETLAHDLLDVARAEAGGVKVELRPVKVEGLLQDVRRVAQLRPEAEGVRVEVSVDDPDLVALADSQRLNQVIGNLTSNALKYGGSGGVVRLMASASGEHIRLAVVDRGPGLSPEKQAQLFEPFNRLGLEKSAIEGHGVGLALAKRLTELQGGEIGVLSAPGEGATFWVLLPRA from the coding sequence ATGCCCGTGAGCCGCGCGCTCGATCTGCCGCCTCCGCCGCCGTCGACCGCCGCCCGCCAAAGAGCGCCGGGGCGGGTCGGCGCCGCGCCGGCGCAAGGCGCCCTGGGGCTGGGCCATCCCGCGGTTCTGCTTTTCACCGCCGTGGGCGTGGTGATGCTGGTCGTGTTGTCGCTTCAGTTCAGCCGGTCGGTCGGCGTGGTCGCCGCCCTCTGGGGCGCTAGCGGGCTGGCGATCGGCGTGTGGCTGAGGTCACGCCGCAGCATGGCGTTCGACGTCGCCTTCGGCGCCTTGATGGCGGCGGGCTTCCTGATAGGCAATCTCCTTGCGGGCAACGAGTTCAGCCTCGCGCTGATGTTCACCTTCGCCAACATGCTGGACGTGGTGGTTGCGGTGGGTCTGGCGCGGCGTTTCGCGCCCAGCTTGACCCTGGGCAGCGTCGAGGACACCGGCCGCTTCTTGCTGACGGCTGCCGTGGCCGCTCCGCTGCCGGCGGCCGCCTTCGCCGGGTTGATGCTGAGCTTCATGCACGGGTCGCCCTTCTGGCCGACCTTCCAGACCTGGTGGTTCGGGCACGCCTTGAGCGTGGCCGTGGTCGGAAGCTGCGTTCTGTCGCTGCGTCGCCGCGCTCTGGTGCGCCTGCGGAGCCCGGCGCGCCTCGCGGAAACGACCCTGCTTTTCGGCCTTCTGTTCGCCGCGTGCGGAGCGGTGTTCACCACCTTCGATCTCCCTCTGGGTTTCACCATCCTGCCGATCATCCTGCTTATCGCCGTGAGGGCGCGCATGGTGGGAGTGACCACGGCCCTGGTGGTGGTCGCCATATTCGCGGTCGGCGGCAGCATGGCCGGGCACGGTCCCTACGCCCGCTTCGACGGGCCCGGGCGGGCTCTGATGGCGCAGCTGCTGGTGCTCCTCGGCTATATGCCCATCGTCCTGGTCGCGGCCCTGCTTGAGGAGCGGGATCGCCTGTCCGACCGGGCGAAGGCCGGCCAGGTTCGCGCGGAGCGGTCATCGGCGGCCAAGTCACGCCTCCTCGCCAACGTCGCGCACGAGATCAAGAGCCCTGTCGGGGGAGTCATCGGCATTGGCGATCTGTGGCGCACGGGCCAACTCGGCCCGACTACGCCGACGCAGGTTGAGATGGCCGAAATGCTGGTCAGGACGGCGCGCCAGGTGGAGACCCTGGCCCATGATCTTTTGGACGTAGCCCGGGCCGAGGCCGGAGGCGTCAAGGTCGAGCTGCGGCCGGTCAAGGTCGAGGGCCTGCTGCAGGATGTTCGGCGCGTCGCTCAGCTACGGCCCGAGGCTGAAGGCGTGCGCGTAGAGGTGTCGGTCGACGATCCGGACCTTGTCGCCCTCGCCGATTCTCAGCGGTTGAACCAGGTGATTGGCAATCTGACCTCCAACGCCCTCAAATATGGCGGGTCGGGCGGCGTGGTTCGGCTCATGGCGAGCGCCTCCGGCGAACACATCCGGCTCGCGGTGGTCGATAGGGGTCCCGGCCTTTCGCCGGAGAAGCAGGCCCAGCTGTTCGAGCCGTTCAATCGTCTGGGGCTCGAGAAATCGGCCATCGAGGGCCACGGCGTCGGCCTCGCCCTGGCCAAGAGGCTGACCGAACTGCAAGGCGGGGAGATCGGCGTCCTGTCCGCTCCTGGCGAGGGGGCGACCTTTTGGGTGCTGCTGCCCCGCGCCTGA
- the thiE gene encoding thiamine phosphate synthase, which translates to MANALSAPPRPPCRLYLITPPTIEDLDAFAKALEAALDAGDVAALQIRLKPADPVVVREAVSRLAPIAQARGAAVILNDDPEMARATGCDGVHVGQGDMSLAEARRIMGAAGMVGVTCHDSRHLAMEAAEGGADYVAFGAFYPTETKTTASRPDPEILTIWQETMEVPCVAIGGITADTAGELARAGADFVAVSGAVWGHVDGPAQAVRAFNKALGSV; encoded by the coding sequence ATGGCCAACGCTCTTTCCGCGCCGCCGCGCCCGCCGTGTCGGCTTTACCTGATCACGCCGCCGACGATCGAAGACCTGGATGCCTTTGCGAAAGCTCTTGAGGCGGCGCTCGACGCAGGGGATGTCGCGGCGCTTCAGATCAGGCTCAAGCCGGCTGACCCTGTGGTGGTCCGTGAGGCCGTTTCCCGCCTGGCCCCCATCGCACAGGCCCGCGGGGCGGCCGTGATCCTTAACGACGATCCCGAGATGGCGCGCGCCACAGGCTGCGACGGCGTGCATGTGGGACAGGGCGACATGAGCCTGGCCGAGGCGCGGCGCATCATGGGGGCGGCTGGAATGGTCGGCGTGACCTGTCACGACAGCCGACACCTGGCCATGGAGGCGGCGGAGGGCGGCGCCGACTATGTCGCCTTCGGCGCCTTTTATCCCACCGAGACCAAGACGACGGCCAGCCGTCCCGACCCGGAAATCCTCACCATATGGCAGGAGACGATGGAGGTCCCCTGTGTGGCGATCGGGGGGATTACGGCGGACACCGCCGGGGAGCTTGCACGCGCGGGTGCGGACTTCGTGGCCGTGTCCGGGGCGGTATGGGGTCATGTCGACGGGCCTGCCCAGGCGGTGCGCGCCTTCAACAAGGCTTTGGGGTCCGTCTAG
- a CDS encoding bacterioferritin-associated ferredoxin, translated as MYICNCNGLRQRDVARSIEAGATRPRDIFANHQCQAQCAKCVCDMRRMIQDATESYAMAAE; from the coding sequence GTGTACATCTGCAATTGCAACGGCCTTCGCCAGCGTGATGTGGCCCGCTCGATCGAAGCGGGCGCGACCCGTCCGCGCGACATCTTCGCCAATCATCAGTGCCAGGCCCAGTGCGCCAAATGCGTCTGCGACATGCGTCGGATGATCCAGGATGCGACCGAGTCTTACGCGATGGCGGCGGAATAA
- the bfr gene encoding bacterioferritin yields MKGDPAIIRTLNAVLTNELTAVNQYFLHARMFESWGLRHLGQIIYDESIGEMKHADMLIKRILFLDGLPNLQDLHKLKVGEEPIECLGADLQLEYNSRTTTKEAVTQCEAAHDYVSRDLLMRILADTEEHIDFLENQQKLIELLGAQNYLQSAMTEIQPDKSATGN; encoded by the coding sequence ATGAAGGGCGATCCGGCGATCATTCGCACCTTGAACGCGGTGCTGACCAACGAGCTGACCGCGGTCAACCAGTACTTCCTGCACGCCCGCATGTTCGAAAGCTGGGGCCTGCGCCATCTCGGCCAGATCATCTACGACGAATCGATCGGCGAGATGAAACACGCCGACATGCTCATCAAGCGCATCCTGTTCCTGGACGGCCTGCCCAACCTGCAGGACCTGCACAAGCTCAAGGTCGGCGAAGAGCCGATCGAATGCCTGGGGGCTGATCTGCAGCTCGAGTACAACAGCCGCACCACCACCAAGGAGGCGGTGACCCAGTGCGAGGCCGCGCATGACTACGTCAGCCGTGACCTGCTGATGCGCATTCTGGCCGACACGGAAGAGCACATCGACTTCCTGGAGAACCAGCAGAAGCTGATCGAGCTGCTGGGCGCGCAGAACTACCTCCAGTCGGCGATGACCGAGATCCAACCCGACAAGAGCGCCACCGGCAACTGA
- a CDS encoding tryptophan-rich sensory protein: MTSLDTAVDEVRDRAVDFLNSEGRSASHVALGVALTAGFALAATLLAMRTIEPRARSLSNLKDKEAPVVERPKGPLSLILPAVFSATTLSAVRVWNAPNRPERKAAMGLWMAAQATNAVWLAVRPASRGLQIIAAMTSAGLAAAFAHEARKLDDTAGSLASPMGAGVKLANRADKEAADTLH; this comes from the coding sequence ATGACATCGCTCGACACCGCCGTGGACGAGGTGCGCGACCGCGCCGTGGACTTCCTGAACAGCGAAGGCCGGTCCGCGTCGCATGTCGCCCTGGGGGTGGCGCTGACCGCCGGTTTCGCCCTGGCGGCCACGCTATTGGCCATGCGCACCATCGAGCCGCGCGCCCGGTCTCTGTCCAACCTCAAGGACAAGGAAGCGCCGGTCGTGGAGCGTCCCAAGGGGCCGCTCAGTCTGATCCTGCCTGCGGTCTTCTCGGCCACCACACTGTCGGCGGTGCGCGTCTGGAACGCCCCCAACCGGCCTGAGCGCAAGGCCGCCATGGGCCTTTGGATGGCCGCCCAGGCCACGAACGCCGTCTGGCTGGCGGTCCGTCCCGCGTCGCGCGGCCTTCAGATCATTGCCGCCATGACCAGCGCCGGCCTCGCCGCCGCCTTCGCCCACGAAGCGCGCAAGCTGGACGACACGGCCGGCTCGCTGGCGTCCCCCATGGGCGCCGGGGTCAAACTGGCCAATCGCGCCGACAAGGAAGCCGCCGACACCCTGCATTGA
- the efp gene encoding elongation factor P translates to MKINGNTIKPGMVLQHNGGLWVVTKASHVKPGKGGAFANVEAKNLETGNKLNERFRSEDKVERVTLEQKDFSYLFDNGDSLVFMDDGTYEQIELQKDWVGEERIPYLQEGMKVVIEMHEERPIGLSLPEQVTLEVAETEPTVKGQTASSSYKPAIANNGVRIMIPPYMSAGERIIVDTTTGEYVRRAD, encoded by the coding sequence ATGAAGATCAACGGCAACACCATCAAGCCGGGCATGGTGCTCCAGCACAACGGCGGCCTCTGGGTCGTGACCAAAGCCAGCCACGTCAAGCCGGGCAAGGGCGGCGCCTTCGCCAACGTCGAGGCCAAGAACCTCGAGACCGGCAACAAGCTGAACGAGCGCTTCCGGTCCGAAGACAAGGTCGAGCGGGTCACGCTGGAGCAGAAGGACTTCTCCTACCTGTTCGACAACGGCGACAGCCTCGTCTTCATGGACGACGGCACCTACGAGCAAATCGAACTGCAAAAGGACTGGGTCGGCGAAGAGCGCATCCCCTATCTGCAGGAAGGCATGAAGGTCGTAATCGAGATGCACGAAGAGCGTCCGATCGGCCTGTCGCTGCCGGAACAGGTCACCCTGGAAGTGGCCGAGACCGAGCCCACCGTGAAGGGCCAGACCGCCTCGTCCTCCTACAAGCCCGCCATCGCCAACAACGGCGTGCGCATCATGATCCCGCCGTACATGTCGGCCGGAGAGCGCATCATCGTCGACACGACGACCGGCGAATACGTCCGCCGCGCGGACTGA
- a CDS encoding inositol monophosphatase family protein gives MALASALLQVMMDAVRKTGRPMLRDFGEVSQLQVSRKGPGDFVTAADIKAEQTLFELLSKARPGYSFLGEERGMVEGTDKTHTWIVDPIDGTTNFMHAMPHFAITVGLERKAPDGSSEIVAGVTYNPVMNELFWAEKGKGCYLNDSRIRVAGRKDLSESLVATGLPFIGKTGHGQAIKDIHAVGQRVAGIRRLGSAALDFAWVAAGRYDAYWERNLNPWDVAAGILFVTEAGGQVTAIDRDGDPKNGKQVLAANPELHPQLRKLLQGA, from the coding sequence ATGGCCCTCGCCTCCGCCCTGCTTCAAGTCATGATGGACGCCGTTCGCAAGACCGGCCGTCCGATGCTGCGCGACTTCGGCGAGGTCTCCCAGCTTCAGGTCTCGCGCAAGGGCCCCGGAGACTTCGTCACCGCCGCCGACATCAAGGCCGAGCAGACGCTGTTCGAACTGCTGAGCAAGGCGCGTCCCGGCTACAGCTTCCTCGGCGAAGAGCGCGGCATGGTGGAGGGAACCGACAAGACCCACACCTGGATCGTCGATCCGATCGACGGCACGACCAACTTCATGCACGCCATGCCCCACTTCGCCATCACGGTGGGACTGGAGCGCAAGGCGCCCGACGGCTCGTCAGAGATCGTGGCCGGCGTGACCTACAATCCGGTCATGAATGAGCTGTTCTGGGCTGAAAAGGGCAAGGGCTGCTATCTCAACGACAGCCGCATCCGCGTCGCGGGCCGCAAGGATCTGTCGGAAAGCCTGGTCGCCACCGGCCTGCCCTTCATCGGCAAGACCGGCCATGGCCAGGCGATCAAGGACATCCACGCCGTCGGCCAACGCGTCGCCGGCATCCGCCGCCTGGGCTCGGCCGCCCTGGACTTCGCCTGGGTCGCGGCCGGCCGCTACGACGCCTATTGGGAGCGCAACCTGAATCCGTGGGACGTGGCGGCGGGCATCCTGTTCGTCACCGAGGCGGGCGGCCAGGTCACCGCCATAGACCGCGACGGCGATCCCAAGAACGGCAAGCAGGTCCTGGCCGCCAATCCTGAACTGCATCCCCAGCTGCGCAAGCTGCTTCAAGGCGCCTGA
- the tyrS gene encoding tyrosine--tRNA ligase, which translates to MTDNAFTSDFLRTMQARGYIHQITHPAELDAAAASGVVTGYIGFDATAPSLHVGHLIQIMLLRRLQQAGHKPIVLMGGGTTKVGDPSFKDTQRPLLTPERIAENIASIKGVFEKFLTFGDGPTDAVMLDNDEWLSKLGYLEFLRDYGTHFTVNRMLSFDSVKLRLEREQPLTFLEFNYMLMQATDFLELNRRYGCTLQMGGSDQWGNIVNGVELTRRVDHKAAFGLTTPLLSTASGQKMGKTVGGAVWLNADALSPYEYWQYWRNTEDGDVGRFMRLFTDLSDAEIAGYEALQGAAINDAKKALADATTTMLHGPEEAAKARAAAENTFEKGQLSADLPTVELPVTEVYGAMIAAVVTKAGLTASNGEARRLAQGGGLRLNDTPVADGARLLTEADLKDGAIKLAAGKKKIVRVKPT; encoded by the coding sequence ATGACCGACAACGCCTTTACGTCCGATTTCCTCCGCACCATGCAGGCGCGAGGCTACATCCATCAGATCACCCATCCGGCCGAGCTGGATGCGGCGGCGGCGTCGGGCGTGGTGACGGGCTATATCGGCTTTGACGCCACAGCGCCGTCGCTGCACGTCGGCCACCTGATCCAGATCATGCTCCTGCGCCGGCTGCAGCAGGCCGGGCACAAGCCCATTGTTCTGATGGGCGGCGGCACGACGAAGGTCGGCGACCCCTCGTTCAAGGACACCCAGCGTCCCCTGCTGACGCCCGAGCGGATCGCCGAGAACATCGCGAGCATCAAGGGCGTGTTCGAGAAGTTCCTGACCTTCGGCGACGGCCCGACCGACGCGGTCATGCTGGACAACGACGAGTGGCTGTCCAAGCTGGGCTATCTGGAGTTCCTGCGCGACTACGGGACCCATTTCACCGTCAACCGCATGCTGAGCTTCGACTCGGTCAAGCTGCGCCTGGAGCGCGAGCAGCCGCTGACCTTCCTCGAGTTCAACTACATGCTGATGCAGGCGACCGACTTCCTAGAACTGAACCGGCGCTACGGCTGCACGCTGCAGATGGGCGGGTCGGACCAGTGGGGCAACATCGTCAACGGGGTCGAGCTGACCCGCCGCGTGGACCACAAGGCCGCGTTTGGCCTGACCACGCCGCTGCTGTCGACCGCCTCGGGCCAGAAGATGGGCAAGACCGTGGGCGGCGCCGTCTGGCTGAACGCCGACGCCCTGTCGCCGTACGAGTACTGGCAGTACTGGCGCAACACCGAGGACGGCGACGTGGGCCGCTTCATGCGCCTGTTCACCGACCTGTCGGACGCCGAGATCGCCGGCTACGAGGCCCTGCAAGGCGCCGCCATCAACGACGCCAAGAAGGCGCTGGCCGACGCCACGACCACAATGCTGCACGGGCCCGAGGAAGCCGCCAAGGCGCGCGCCGCCGCCGAAAACACCTTTGAAAAGGGCCAGCTGTCGGCCGACCTGCCGACCGTCGAACTGCCCGTGACCGAGGTCTATGGCGCCATGATCGCCGCCGTCGTCACCAAGGCCGGCCTGACCGCCTCCAACGGCGAGGCCCGCCGCCTGGCCCAGGGCGGCGGCCTGCGCCTCAACGACACGCCCGTAGCCGACGGAGCCCGACTACTGACCGAGGCCGACCTCAAGGACGGCGCCATCAAACTAGCCGCCGGCAAGAAGAAGATCGTGCGGGTCAAACCCACCTGA
- a CDS encoding peroxiredoxin: MDAGTQAPPLDLPTDGGGQFVLADRAGPTVVYFYPKADTPGCTTEGQDFSALMDDFAALGATVIGVSRDPVKKLDRFKAKHDLKVVLGSDEDGSVTEAWGVWVEKQLYGRKYMGIERATFLIDAQGRIARAWRNVKVKGHADEVLAALKGL; this comes from the coding sequence ATGGATGCTGGAACCCAAGCCCCGCCCCTCGACCTGCCGACCGACGGCGGCGGGCAGTTCGTGCTGGCGGATCGCGCCGGGCCGACCGTGGTCTATTTCTACCCCAAGGCCGACACGCCGGGCTGCACCACCGAGGGGCAGGATTTCTCGGCCCTGATGGATGACTTCGCCGCGCTAGGCGCCACCGTGATCGGCGTGTCGCGCGACCCGGTGAAAAAGCTGGATCGGTTCAAGGCCAAGCACGATCTCAAGGTCGTGCTTGGCTCCGATGAGGACGGTTCGGTCACCGAAGCCTGGGGCGTGTGGGTCGAGAAGCAGCTCTACGGCCGCAAGTACATGGGGATCGAGCGCGCGACCTTCCTGATCGACGCCCAGGGCCGCATCGCCCGCGCCTGGCGCAATGTGAAGGTCAAGGGCCACGCCGACGAGGTGCTGGCGGCGCTCAAAGGGCTGTGA